Proteins from a single region of Lasioglossum baleicum chromosome 1, iyLasBale1, whole genome shotgun sequence:
- the LOC143210554 gene encoding uncharacterized protein LOC143210554, protein MFVNVDHFVLKRYRYFTELCPEAQLRHFCGIYINKLTGTLVIYLIIRSIGSSSVGSCASSQHRNRLMTDGDNIVNFFFMLNYNILKLQRYFTGLCPEVQLRHFCGIYINKLTVALASCLTIRRIKSSNVRKCGSFRIETLAKNGSRLGPEVRPGNFLLNPQKRS, encoded by the exons ATGTTCGTAAATGTGGATCATTTCGTATTGAAACG TTACAGATATTTTACCGAATTGTGTCCAGAGGCACAATTGCGACATTTCTGTGGAATCTACATAAATAAACTAACGGGAACGTTGGTCATTTATCTAATAATTCGGAGCATAGGATCCTCGAGCGTTGGCAGCTGTGCATCAAGTCAACATCGAAATCGTTTGATGACAGACGGAGAcaatattgttaatttcttcttcatgttgaattataatattttgaagTTACAGAGATATTTTACCGGATTGTGTCCAGAGGTACAATTGCGTCATTTCTGTGGAATCTACATAAATAAACTAACAGTAGCGTTGGCTAGTTGCCTGACGATTAGGCGCATAAAATCCTCGAATGTTCGTAAATGTGGATCATTTCGTATCGAAACG TTAGCAAAAAATGGTAGCCGATTGGGACCAGAGGTACGGCCGGGAAATTTTTTGCTGAACCCACAAAAAAGAAGCTAA